The Leifsonia poae region TCGCGAAGCGCAACGGGATCACCGCCGTGCCGACCACCGCGCCGCTGCGGCACCGTGTCGAATCCGGACCCACCCGGGTCGAGCGCACCGACTATCGCCAGAACGGCCACGCTCCGGTGACGCTGTACACGATCGTGGGCGGCGGTCACACCATCCCCGGCTCCCAGAATGCGCCCAGGACTCTCGGCGCGACCGCGCACGACATCGACGCCGCCGCCCTCATCGCCGACTTCTTCGCCCTCACCCGCGCCGCCCCCACCCGACCGCTCCGTTGAGGGACGAGAGTGGGCGGGGGTCAGTAGGGTTAAGGGGTGGACATCGATTCGATCGACCGGAAGATCATCGACCAGCTGCGCATGGACGGACGGCGCTCGTTCGCCGTCATCGGACGCAACGTCGGCCTCTCGGAGGCGAGCGTCCGCGCGCGGTACCGGCGGCTGTCGAAGGCCGGCATCGTTCAGGTCGTCGGAATGGCGGACGCTCCGAAACTGGGCGACATCGAGGTGCACGTCGCCATCCGGGTGCGCGGGGTGACGGTCGCGAGCGTGGCGAAACAGCTCGTCGCCATCCCGGAGATCAAGTTCGTGGCGAGCGCGGTCGGCGCGTACGACCTGATCGTCGACCTGCGCTGCGAGAGCGTGGTGCACCTGTCCGGCATCCTCAGCGAACGCATCCGCCGGGTCAACGGCGTGCACGTGGTGGAGACGCTGACCGTGCTGGAGGTCATGAAAGACACCTACCTCTGGGCCGGCTTCCGCGAAGACTCGACGCCGTACACACAGCAGGTCATCCGGCGCCGGACGGGCGCTGTCGCCCGGTGACCGTGCGACCCACCGGCGGGCCGGGTCAGGTGGGGTTCTGGCCGGCGCTCTGCTGCAGGCCGACCCAGGAGTAGTCCTTGAACAGTTCAAGGAGCACGAGCTCGTCGATGTCCGCGACCCCCGGCAGCCGGCGCACGTCGTCGAGCAGGGTGACCAGCTGGTCGAGGTCGCGACAGGTCGCCTCGATGTAGATGTCCCGCGCGCCCGTGCCGAGGGCGACATGGTTGACCATGGCCATCTCGGCGAGGTTCTTGGCCACCGCCCGCGGCGAATGGTCGCGCACGCTGATCATGAGGCGCACCGATTGGTGGCCGAGGGTCAGCGGGTTGCACAGGGCGACGATGCGCAGGATGTCCAGCTCCTGCAGGCGAGCGACCCGCGTTCGCACCGTCGCCTCACTCACCTCGAGCTGCTGGGCGATCTCCGTGTACGGACGGCGGCCGTCTCGGGTGAGCAGCTCGATGAGCTTGCGGTCGGTGTCGTCGATCATGGTCTGCCTCGGGTCGTCGGGTCGAGCAGAAGACTAACCCGCGAGGCTGGGAGCGTCCGCGAGTCGGGCCGCCGCCACGAGGGATCGGGTCGCCTCGATGAGCTCCCGGTTGCCGGCGGCCGGCGAGCCGTCGGGCAGGGTGAGGCCGTCCTCCAGCCCGATGCGAAGTTCGCAGCCGTCTTCGATCGCCGCGTTGACGACGGGCCAGACCGTCTGATCGAACCCGTGGTAGAGCAGCGGTGCGACGACACCCGCCTCGCGAAGCGCGGCAGCCATGCTGCGGCAGTGCGCCACGGCGACGACCGGGTCGACGTCTTCAGGTTCGATCAGGATGCGCACATTCCGGTGGAGCGTCGACGAGGCGAGGAGGGCGGGCACGTCGGCCAGCGACCACACCGCGCTCTCCAGCACCATTCCCCTGCTGACGACCAGTTCGGCGGCCTCAGCGGCGCCCTCCTCGCTGAAGGCGACGGACGCGAAGTCGGGCAGCGCATCCTCGGGCCAGCCGGCGATCAGGCGTTGTCGTTCCTCGTGACCCGAGCAGGTCCAGAGACCGGTGGTCGTCCCGATAGCGGCACCGGGCGCCGCCGCGCGGAACGCCCGCACCATCGCACCGATCTCGTTCGGGTGGATGGTCTGGTCGCCCGAGCCGGTGCGCGCATGGGCGTGCACGACGGTGGCGCCGGCGGCGATGGCTTCGGCCCCGCTGCGAGCGATCTGCTCGGCGGTGAGGGGCACGGTCGCGATGTCGGACGGACGTCGTCCGCCGTTGATGGCGGCCTTGAGGAGCATGAGGAACCTTTCGAAACGGGTGGTCGGTGGTGCGTGGGGCGGTGCCGCCGGCGGCGGATCAGCGCGCGGAGAGGAATCTCTCGATCGCGGCGGTCGCCCCGGTGAGCTCGCCCAGGCGGCCACCGGCCTCGAGCTCGCGGATGAGGTCGGGCTCTTCCGCGTCGTCTTCGAGCGCGGTGTCGATGAGCGCCTGGAGCGTCGCCACGGAGGCGAACAGCACGCCGTTGGAGTCGGCGAGGACGACATCGCCGGGGTTCACCGTGACGCCTCCGCAGGTCACCGGGACGTTCAGCGCCCCGCTGTCGATGTCGTGGAGTTTCGTGGTGAGCACGCTGAGGCCGCGCGCGTAGACCGGAAGGCCGAGGGCGCGGATCTCATCGATGTCGGTGGCGGCGCCGTCGACGATCGCACCGGCGGCGCCCCTCAGGCTGAGCGCCGTGGCGACGACCTGGCCGAGCGGCGCATGCCGCGTATCCCCGCCGGTGTCGATCACCGCGACGTCGCCGGGGCGGATCAGCCCGGCGGCGTGATGGAGCATCGTCGAGTCGGTGGCGGTGGTCCGCACGGTCACAGCGCGGCCGACCACCCGAGCGGTTCCGGCGAACCGTTGAAGCCCGGGCTCGGCGAAACCCTCCTCCAGGTAGTGGCCGAGGGTGGGGAACGAGACGCGGTGCAGCTTCTCGACGAGTTCCGGAGGCAGGGTGGGCGAGTCGGCGCCGATGCGGATGGGCATGGGTCTCCTAGGGTGTCGGGGTACGGATTCGATGACGGTCGTTCGGGGCGGTCAGAGGCTGATCGTCGTGTTCAGTCGCCGGTTCTCCAGCACGGGGAGGATCGCGCGCGCCTCATCGGTGCGCGCCTGAGAGATCGTGGCGATGGCAAGCCCATACGACTCGTCGCCC contains the following coding sequences:
- a CDS encoding Lrp/AsnC family transcriptional regulator — its product is MDIDSIDRKIIDQLRMDGRRSFAVIGRNVGLSEASVRARYRRLSKAGIVQVVGMADAPKLGDIEVHVAIRVRGVTVASVAKQLVAIPEIKFVASAVGAYDLIVDLRCESVVHLSGILSERIRRVNGVHVVETLTVLEVMKDTYLWAGFREDSTPYTQQVIRRRTGAVAR
- a CDS encoding Lrp/AsnC family transcriptional regulator, which codes for MIDDTDRKLIELLTRDGRRPYTEIAQQLEVSEATVRTRVARLQELDILRIVALCNPLTLGHQSVRLMISVRDHSPRAVAKNLAEMAMVNHVALGTGARDIYIEATCRDLDQLVTLLDDVRRLPGVADIDELVLLELFKDYSWVGLQQSAGQNPT
- a CDS encoding 3-keto-5-aminohexanoate cleavage protein, whose product is MLLKAAINGGRRPSDIATVPLTAEQIARSGAEAIAAGATVVHAHARTGSGDQTIHPNEIGAMVRAFRAAAPGAAIGTTTGLWTCSGHEERQRLIAGWPEDALPDFASVAFSEEGAAEAAELVVSRGMVLESAVWSLADVPALLASSTLHRNVRILIEPEDVDPVVAVAHCRSMAAALREAGVVAPLLYHGFDQTVWPVVNAAIEDGCELRIGLEDGLTLPDGSPAAGNRELIEATRSLVAAARLADAPSLAG
- a CDS encoding RraA family protein — encoded protein: MPIRIGADSPTLPPELVEKLHRVSFPTLGHYLEEGFAEPGLQRFAGTARVVGRAVTVRTTATDSTMLHHAAGLIRPGDVAVIDTGGDTRHAPLGQVVATALSLRGAAGAIVDGAATDIDEIRALGLPVYARGLSVLTTKLHDIDSGALNVPVTCGGVTVNPGDVVLADSNGVLFASVATLQALIDTALEDDAEEPDLIRELEAGGRLGELTGATAAIERFLSAR